A portion of the Punica granatum isolate Tunisia-2019 chromosome 7, ASM765513v2, whole genome shotgun sequence genome contains these proteins:
- the LOC116212611 gene encoding uncharacterized protein LOC116212611 produces MKERASLYHSFISIPLFYFLSFLLMALLTFVPQEPTPSPSKRKQTHRKQHPEQPHKPSPKPTENKPAKQPSSWDQFKNLLTCKQVEGTRVHDPSKPANHPPGKLGSSCSSICSFRDVVHGNTRVVHRADSSSPESSSLGQETGLLSRKACGNGSSSSRSLSGSTAKSHHGGPASGTGHSSSRGMQFRKLSGCYECRMIVDPSRYPYTPRATICACSQCGEVFPKIESLELHQAVRHAVSELGPEDSGRNIVEIIFKSSWLKKDNPICKIERILKVHNTQRTIQRFEDCRDAVKNRALASARKNPRCAADGNELLRFHCTTLACSLGHRGSTSLCGSVPACGVCTVIRHGFQGKSASGGGVRTTASSGRAHDSLRCTDGRRAMLVCRVIAGRLKRTAADDAVGTTPEENGGVSAGSYDSVAGYAGMYSSLEELLVFNPRAILPCFVVIYKALES; encoded by the exons atgaAAGAGAGAGCTTCTCTTTATCATTCCTTCATCTCCATTCCTCTCTTCTACttcctttctttccttctcaTGGCTCTCCTCACTTTCGTCCCTCAGGAGCCCACTCCCTCCCCCTCCAAACGCAAGCAAACCCACCGAAAACAACACCCCGAGCAGCCGCACAAGCCGAGCCCAAAGCCGACCGAGAATAAGCCTGCCAAGCAGCCCTCCTCATGGGACCAGTTCAAGAACCTCCTCACTTGCAAGCAAGTTGAGGGAACCCGAGTCCACGACCCCTCCAAGCCTGCCAACCACCCACCCGGCAAGCTCGGCTCATCATGCAGCTCCATATGCAGCTTCCGGGATGTCGTGCACGGCAACACCCGTGTCGTCCACCGAGCCGACAGCTCCTCCCCCGAGAGCAGCTCGCTGGGACAGGAGACAGGCTTGCTCAGCCGCAAGGCCTGCGGCAACGGGTCATCCTCGTCCCGGTCACTCTCCGGGTCCACAGCCAAGTCACACCATGGCGGGCCCGCCAGCGGCACCGGTCACAGTTCGTCTCGCGGCATGCAGTTCAGGAAGCTCTCCGGGTGTTATGAGTGCCGCATGATCGTCGATCCCAGCAG gTACCCGTATACACCACGAGCCACCATATGCGCCTGTTCTCAGTGCGGGGAGGTCTTCCCGAAGATCGAGAGCTTGGAGCTTCACCAAGCTGTTCGTCATGCTG TATCGGAGCTGGGCCCGGAGGATTCGGGCCGGAACATCGTCGAGATCATCTTCAAGTCCAGCTGGCTCAAGAAGGAcaacccgatctgcaagatcGAACGCATACTCAAGGTCCACAACACCCAGCGCACCATCCAACGGTTTGAGGACTGCCGGGACGCCGTGAAGAACCGCGCCCTCGCCAGCGCCCGGAAGAACCCCCGGTGCGCCGCCGACGGGAACGAGCTGCTCCGGTTCCATTGCACCACCCTCGCGTGCTCCCTTGGCCACCGCGGCTCCACCAGCCTCTGCGGCTCCGTCCCCGCGTGCGGCGTCTGCACCGTCATCAGGCACGGCTTCCAG GGCAAGTCAGCCTCGGGAGGCGGCGTGAGGACAACAGCCAGCAGCGGGAGAGCACACGACTCACTGCGGTGCACGGACGGGAGGAGGGCCATGCTAGTGTGCCGGGTGATAGCAGGAAGGCTGAAGAGAACGGCCGCAGATGATGCAGTGGGGACGACGCCGGAGGAGAATGGCGGCGTGTCAGCCGGCTCGTACGACTCCGTGGCTGGTTACGCTGGGATGTACTCCAGTCTCGAGGAGCTGCTCGTCTTCAACCCCAGGGCCATACTCCCATGCTTCGTAGTGATTTACAAGGCACTAGAATCGTAG
- the LOC116212764 gene encoding AP-2 complex subunit sigma, with the protein MIRFILLQNRQGKTRLAKYYVPLEDSEKHKVEYEVHRLVVNRDPKFTNFVEFRTHKVIYRRYAGLFFSLCVDITDNELAYLECIHLFVEILDHFFSNVCELDLVFNFHKVYLILDEFILAGEIQETSKRAIIERLGELEKLE; encoded by the exons ATG ATCCGATTCATACTTCTGCAGAACAGGCAAGGCAAGACTCGCCTGGCCAAGTACTACGTCCCCCTCGAGGATTCCGAGAAGCACAAAGTCGAGTACGAG GTTCATCGGTTGGTGGTGAATAGGGATCCTAAATTCACGAACTTCGTTGAG TTCCGGACGCATAAGGTTATCTACAGGAGATATGCAGGGCTGttcttctctctctgtgtGGATATTACGGACAATGAATTGGCATACTTGGAGTGCATCCATTTATTCGTCGAGATATTAGACCACTTCTTCAGCAACGTGTGCGAGCTTGATTTGGTGTTCAATTTCCACAAG GTTTACCTGATACTCGATGAATTCATTCTTGCTGGGGAAATTCAAGAAACAAGCAAGAGG GCTATTATAGAGAGATTGGGGGAACTGGAAAAGCTTGAATGA
- the LOC116215477 gene encoding uncharacterized protein LOC116215477 yields MQNPPHQRSESFVIQVITREGDRQEPPPQRAAGHPRSPPSSNFSSMKIFNRFRKIIMRLVFSLPSSRGPSSGTSRGGGSSDYKPEPPKTSCSSYYSSHSHYNEAIADCIEFFNKSSQEGWLSEGRKSDVNIV; encoded by the coding sequence ATGCAAAACCCTCCTCATCAAAGAAGTGAGAGCTTTGTCATACAAGTCATTACAAGAGAAGGAGATCGCCAAGAGCCTCCTCCTCAAAGAGCCGCCGGCCATCCTCGTAGTCCTCCTTCCTCGAACTTCTCCTCAATGAAGATCTTCAACCGGTTCCGAAAGATCATCATGAGGCTCGTCTTCTCGCTGCCTTCTTCTCGCGGGCCATCGTCAGGCACCTCCCGGGGTGGCGGGTCATCTGACTACAAGCCCGAACCCCCCAAGACGTCTTGCAGCTCCTACTACTCGTCGCACTCGCACTACAACGAGGCAATCGCGGACTGCATCGAGTTCTTCAACAAGTCGTCCCAGGAGGGGTGGTTGTCAGAAGGGAGAAAATCTGATGTCAATATTGTCTGA